A genomic window from Meleagris gallopavo isolate NT-WF06-2002-E0010 breed Aviagen turkey brand Nicholas breeding stock chromosome 30, Turkey_5.1, whole genome shotgun sequence includes:
- the SGTA gene encoding small glutamine-rich tetratricopeptide repeat-containing protein alpha, producing MADQKRLAYSIIQFLHDQLQNGGLSPDAQESLEVAIQCLETAFGVSLEDQGLAVSQTLPEIFEAAAGKEPEHIRANSEPVTPSEDDIAEAERLKTEGNEQMKAENFEAAVSFYGKAIELNPSNAVYFCNRAAAYSKLGNYAGAVRDCERAIGIDPNYSKAYGRMGLALSSLNKHTEAVVYYKKALELDPDNDTYKSNLKIAEQKMKETPSPTGGPGGFDLAGLLNNPGFMSMASNLMNNPQVQQLMSGMISGGHNPMGAAGTSPSTNDLASLIQAGQQFAQQMQQQNPELIEQLRSQIRSRTPSASNEDQQE from the exons ATGGCAGACCAGAAGCGCCTTGCATACTCCATCATCCAGTTCTTACATGACCAGCTGCAGAACGGGGGTCTTTCTCCAGATGCTCAGGAGAGTTTGGAAG TGGCAATCCAGTGCCTGGAGACAGCTTTTGGAGTCTCCCTGGAAGACCAAGGCCTCGCTGTGTCACAGACTCTCCCTGAAATATTtgaagctgctgcaggaaag GAGCCTGAACACATCAGAGCAAACTCGGAGCCAGTCACCCCCTCTGAAGATGACATAGCTGAAGCCGAAAGGCTCAAGACTGAAG GAAATGAACAGATGAAGGCAGAGAACTTTGAAGCTGCTGTGTCTTTCTATGGAAAAGCAATTGAGTTAAATCCATCCAATGCTGTGTATTTTTGCAACAG agctgctgcatACAGTAAATTAGGAAATTATGCTGGAGCAGTCAGAGACTGTGAAAGAGCAATAGGCATTGATCCAAACTACAGCAAAGCTTACGGCAGAATGGG CTTGGCCCTCTCCAGtttaaataaacacacagaAGCTGTTGTCTACTACAAAAAAGCCCTGGAGCTTGATCCAGACAACGACACGTACAAATCCAACCTTAAAATAgctgaacagaaaatgaaagagactCCTAGTCCG ACCGGAGGTCCTGGAGGATTCGATTTAGCTGGCTTGCTGAACAACCCTGGCTTCATGAGTATG GCATCTAACCTAATGAACAATCCACAAGTACAACAGCT CATGTCTGGGATGATTTCTGGTGGCCATAACCCCATGGGAGCAGCAGGCACCAGCCCCTCCACAAATGACCTTGCCAGCCTCATACAAGC GGGCCAGCAGTTTGCTcagcagatgcagcagcagaatCCTGAACTAATAGAGCAGCTACGAAGCCAGATCAGGAGTCGAACTCCAAGTGCCAGCAATGAAGATCAGCAGGAATGA
- the SLC39A3 gene encoding zinc transporter ZIP3 — protein MKIVAAKVLCLLGICVLMLAGSLLPVKIIEADYEKAHRSRKVITLCNSFGGGVFLATCFNALLPAVRGKLDEVLKQGNVTTDYPVAETIVMLGFFMTVFVEQLVLTFQKEKPSFIDLETFNAGSDAGSDSEYESPFIASSRGSTVYAEHGRHSHGHGLNIHELSRSSPLRLVSLVFALCTHSIFEGLALGLQEEGSRVLSLFLGVAIHETLVAVALGISMAKASLPLKDAAKLAVTVSLMIPLGISIGMGIESTQSTAGSITSLLLQGVAGGTFLFITFFEILAKELEDKSNRLLKVLFLVLGYAVLAGLVFLKW, from the exons aTGAAGATCGTGGCTGCCAAAGTGCTGTGTCTGCTGGGCATCTGTGTCCTCATGCTGGCCGGGTCCCTCCTCCCTGTCAAGATCATCGAGGCTGATTACGAGAAGGCTCACCGCTCCAGGAAGGTCATCACCCTCTGCAATTCTTTTGGAGGAGGGGTCTTCCTGGCCACCTGCTTCAACGCCCTGCTGCCCGCCGTGAGAGGAAAG CTTGATGAAGTCCTTAAGCAGGGGAACGTGACCACGGACTACCCGGTGGCTGAGACCATTGTGATGCTTGGCTTCTTCATGACGGTGTTCGTGGAGCAGCTCGTTTTGAccttccaaaaggaaaaaccCTCCTTTATTGACTTAGAGACCTTCAACGCCGGTTCGGACGCCGGGAGCGACTCTGAATATGAGAGTCCCTTCATTGCATCATCACGGGGCAGCACTGTGTACGCTGAGCACGGCCGTCACTCCCACGGCCATGGTTTGAACATCCACGAGCTGTCCCGCTCCAGCCCTCTGCGCCTGGTCAGCCTGGTGTTCGCTTTGTGCACACACTCCATCTTTGAGGGTCTGGCCCTGGGCTTgcaggaggagggaagcaggGTGCTGAGTTTGTTCCTGGGCGTTGCCATCCACGAGACGCTGGTGGCCGTGGCTTTGGGCATCAGCATGGCCAAGGCCTCGCTGCCCCTGAAGGACGCTGCCAAGCTGGCGGTGACGGTGAGCCTGATGATCCCTCTGGGCATCAGCATTGGGATGGGGATCGAGAGCACCCAGAGCACGGCGGGCAGCATTACTTCTCTGCTCCTGCAAGGCGTCGCCGGGGGCACTTTCTTGTTCATCACCTTCTTTGAGATCCTGGCGAAGGAGCTGGAAGACAAGAGCAACCGTCTCTTGAAGGTCCTCTTCCTGGTGCTGGGCTACGCGGTGCTGGCTGGGCTGGTTTTCCTCAAGTGGTGA
- the DIRAS1 gene encoding GTP-binding protein Di-Ras1, producing MPEQSNDYRVVVFGAGGVGKSSLVLRFVKGTFRDTYIPTIEDTYRQVISCDKSVCTLQITDTTGSHQFPAMQRLSISKGHAFILVFSVTSKQSLEELRPIYQQIVQIKGSVESIPIMLVGNKCDETQREVESREGEAVAKEWKCAFMETSAKMNYNVKELFQELLNLEKRRNVSLTIDGKRSSKQKRTDKIKGKCSIM from the coding sequence ATGCCGGAGCAGAGCAACGATTACCGTGTGGTGGTGTTCGGTGCCGGCGGCGTGGGGAAGAGCTCGTTGGTGCTGCGCTTCGTCAAGGGGACATTCCGAGACACCTACATCCCCACCATCGAGGACACGTACAGGCAGGTGATCAGCTGCGACAAGAGCGTCTGCACGCTGCAGATCACCGACACCACCGGCAGCCATCAGTTCCCAGCCATGCAGCGCCTGTCCATCTCCAAGGGCCATGCCTTCATCCTGGTGTTCTCCGTCACCAGCAAGCAGTcgctggaggagctgaggcCCATCTACCAGCAGATCGTGCAGATCAAGGGCAGCGTGGAGAGCATCCCCATCATGCTGGTGGGCAACAAGTGCGACGAGACGCAGCGGGAGGTGGAGAGCAGGGAGGGGGAGGCCGTGGCCAAGGAGTGGAAATGCGCCTTCATGGAGACCTCGGCCAAGATGAACTACAACGTGAAGGAGCTCTTCCAAGAGCTGCTCAACCTGGAGAAGCGCAGGAACGTCAGCCTCACCATCGACGGGAAGCGTTCCAGCAAGCAGAAGAGGACAGACAAAATCAAGGGGAAGTGCAGCATCATGTAG